In the Colias croceus chromosome 1, ilColCroc2.1 genome, CGCTATAAAATCGCCGATATCCAACTCGACGGTCCATATTCTAAATTTTATCCATGAATTTTTGTCGCTCTTTACTAATGATGCAAAATTATTATCcccaataatttatattatgaaaagcATATTCAACTAATCATGCGTGTGTAAATGTTGAacgttaattaaatttttagggtaaatattatacaacttTAAACTTACGTGAGAAAATAATTCTTCAGGGACAGGAacgcttttattattttctaaataattgtTCCAATCGAAATCCATAACTAATATAAAACCATGAAAACACGtattctactaatattaaatataatttgaaatatatattagaaatCACTATTATTAAGTTCTTCTCCAGAAATTCAGTTCATGTTCGTCTTCGAGGCTCAAGTTTGATTCACAGTTTGACTgagaattgaataaaaattcactgtacaataattcaaaatctctacataatatgtctATCTCTTTTTAATACAGAAGATATATATATTGTGTCCTCTTTTAATGTTTTTCggaaattatcataaaataagtGTAAAATATCATTGGGAACTATCATTACGTAGTACGTATTGATTATCCTAATCattttttagtattaaattattaataaaactacgTTTTATTGTGTGTCCTAAACAATGCAATTCAAATTATGcacattacaataataaatagtttaaaaaataaaaacaaaatgatttaTGATACCAGCGtgtaaaaaggaaaaaaaatttcatgcatttaaaattaaaaagtaatagtagagaaataaaagtttaaaagactgaaaaataatcataaaatatttaataggtatttttactAATTGATTAATAAACGAGTATCCGATTAAAAGTTTTGCCaacttttgatatttttcttgataaattatttaatttcggATACATCTTAACAAGATATGGgacattttgttaattttaatatctaatttCATCCATTTGATAttggttaataatatttataatcaccAAAAAGCATATTCATTTGTGGTCTTCATAAAACGAAACGTTTTGTTGTGTTgcattatataattttctaaaaccaatattttgaatgttttCTCGTTCCAATTAAACTTAATTGAATTGTAAATTATCgactaaattaaaaactttatactGAAACTTTTACTTGAAGAGTACATGGTTTTAGTTGttctttaacattttttagaGATTAAGTAGGGACCGAATAAAACTTAGTAAAATCATGAAAATCATGCTGGatgtaatttttaacttaCGTAAAAGaagttttataattcatactagctgctccgcgcagtttcacccccgtggttccactcctgttggccttagcgtgataatatacagcctataaccttcctcgataaatgggctatctaacaccgaaagaatttttcaaatcggaccagtagttcccgagattagcgtgttcaaacaaacaaacaaactcttcagctttataatattactatagactagctgctccgcgtggtttcacccccgtggctccactcctgttggtcgtagcgtgatgatatatagcctataaccttcctcgataagtgggctatctaacaccgaaagaatttttcaaatcagaccagtagttcccgagattagcgcgttcaaacaaacaaacaaacaaacaaactcttcatctttataatattagtatagattattaattatatatagttTGAAGAAcgaatgcaataaaaaaaatgtgtgcgtgtactagtgtaccaTGACCATGaccatatttttcaaaaaataatttactctaagcaactttacagaaatacgtcgaatcacggcgtggtagggataagaaaaagatggcgcgtaacggaaaaatgtcacgcgtaacgaaaaaatgtaacactaaatttttttccaacaccgataaagaagtttcacttcaatataTGTATGGTGTTTTATAAGAGGCCGGTTTTCCAGCGGTTGACGAATAAAGGCTTTCAATGATAACGAAGCTGAATCTTTGGTTGTATCATAAAGTTGGACTAGGTACATCTTTTCTTTCGATTAGAATGTGCAATATCAAattattgtgtatttattatttaaatcatatttGACCCATTGATTGatgtctttaaatatattttgttgggGGTCATTCTCTGTCTACGGGGTCATCACAATGTTATATAATGGGGTATAAAACTTTCTGATGGCAACACTTTAACACTATTGCTTTTTGCCTTGTATCCatggttatgaataaattattaaaaaaaaaatgttttttgacAAAAGTCAGAATCTATTACGTCTAAAcgtcaaattaattatatcaataatgTCAAAACCCATTTCATTACTCATATTTTGTCTCTCATTTACATTAAAGACGAAGCAATACGATTAAAATCATACAGCATATAAATTGCATTGTGTTTGATATTCTTTTCTTTTGCCTGTGTATTAAGTGATTTGTGACGTCACAGCATCAACGTTTAGTGTTTTAATTATGTGAATACCCTTTCACTGCTCGTGTCTTGTGTTGAAATATAGACAATGAGTCGCTTTACATCAAACGGAATTTTGTACACTTTACCAGCAAACACCTCGAATGGAACCGATGACGAGGGTTGCATGCTATGGAATCAAACACAGAACGTTATAATTACTGGTGCATACAACGGAATTCCACAGACCTTGATACTTAACGTAATATCATggatatgtttaattttattgttcacCGTGTTACGTCGCACGGCTTGGAATTACGGGCGGATGGCCTTAGTGCAACGATCGAAGAATCGATGGACGAGTTTGTTCTACCGCGGGGGCGACGACGACGCGCTAGTGGACCGGCGAAGGAACGATGAGTCCCTCAGTATCGACGAGGGCTTCTTCACATGGCTTCCCGCCGTGTTCCGCCTTACCCGCGAACAAGTGCTCGCCAAGTGCGGCCCCGACGCGGTGCATTACCTCTCCTTTCAGAGACATTCGATAACATTGATGTTTATTGTCACTTTAGTGTCAATTGGTATCATTTTACCAGTAAACTTTCAAGGAACGAATTTGCAAGTGGATGCAAGCACCTTCAGTAGGACCACTCTGTCCAATCTAAATGGTAGATCTTATTGGCTATGGGTTCATACTCTAGTAAGTATCTCGTTTTTGCCTATATCAGTGTTGATTATGCGGAGGTGTACCGGGAGAAAGCCTGCTCCTACCTGCATGACGGGAACAATAATGATAACAAATATATCAAGGGCTGACAGGAATGAAGCAACCATTAGAGcttatttttcacataattttCCACACATACAGATTGTGGATCTGAAGTTAGCGTTTAACGTTAATAAGCTTATTGATGTTCAAGAGAGGAAGGAAATGGTGACGGAAGCTTTACTCTACACAGACACATATTTTAAGAAGACTGGGAAGCGTATAATGGTGCGACCGAAACTCTTTGGACCTGAAGTGGATGCTCTTGAGTTTTATACAAATGAAGAAAAGCGGTTGAAAGATGAAGCAAAGAGATGCCGAGCTATTGTTCTCAATGATCCACTAGGTATTGCCTTTTTAACTTTACCCTCATATCAACTAGCAGAACATGTTATTAACCATTTCAGCCTACACCGCGGCTGGGTCCTACAACATGCTACTAATCCATCTGATATTATTTGGGAAAATCTCAGCATTCAACCAGGGGTTTGGTATGTCAAAGCCATCATAGTTAACTTTTGCCTCTTTATTGTTCTCTTCTTTTTAACCACTCCTGCCATTATAGTGAATTTGGTGAACAATATAATTGTAAAACCAGAGACTGTTAACAGGATAACCAGCATTATGTTTGATTTTCTCCCTACTTTACTGCTCTGGACGATGGCGGCGGTGATGCCAGCCATTGTTTCGTTTTCTGACAAATTTTTGTCTCATTGGACTAAGTCGCAACAGAACTATTCGATTATGACGAAAACAGCAACTTTTCTCCTTCTAATGACCTTGATATTGCCATCTTTGGGACTGGCTAGCGCTGACGCGTTCGTCGGATGGACGTTGCATCACGAGAATGACACAATGCGATGGGACTGCGTGTTTTTGCCCGATAAGGGCGCCTTCTTTGTGAATTACGTCATTACCTCTGGGTTCATCGGTACGTCCCTTGAACTGATACGCTTCCCCGAGCTTTTCCTATACGTCTGGTATCTTTTGCAATCGAAATCGAAAGCGGAAAAAAGTTACGTAAAGAAGGCCATTCTTTACGAATTTCCCTTCGGCGTGCATTACGCTTGGAGTTTGGCAATCTTTTCCATTACCATGGTGTACAGTCTTGCGTGTCCGTTGATCGCTCCGTTCGGGCTCATTTACTTTATCCTAAAGCATATCGGAGATAAGCACAATTTGTACTTCGCGTACGGGCCGAGCGACATGAGCGGGGTCGGGGGAGGCCGTATACACTCCACGGCCGTAAGGCTCATCCGAGTATCCGTATTACTTTTGCTTATCAACATGGCTGCGTGGGCCGGTTTACGCGCGGGCTTCGAAGCGAGAACGATCATTTTAATTATGGCCTCTATCGTTGCGTTTGGTACATTTTTGTTGCTCAGCCCGTTCCCCAGCTGCACCCCGCCCGCTCCTCTGCAGGAGGAGTCAAGTGTGAGACCCCAGGAGTACACGGCGCCGGTACTGTTGCGGCCGGTAGACTCAACTCCCGTCTCCACGCCCTCGACGCCAGATTACGGCGCCTCATCTCCCGTAGTCAATCTTGCCTATAACCCAGAGccgataaatatataaatgtatataaagtattcattataaataattaattcggATACCATATCGCGCGATAGATTAAATACCAATGATAAGGATCACGTATTTTGATATCGACAATATATGGAGAATTAgtggtgtaaataaataatgcaatattttttatatttattgatttaagcttataatttgtttttaactttttttttattaaatgaattatCGAGCAAATAaagatcttaatttttttagtatCAAGGAacaatgcataatattataagtactgATAACGgtcaattatatatttttgtaccttattttttcgtaaaatagtaggtaatgttaaaattatttaattacatatttttgtgtCCCTAATATGCATAGCAATTTGCGctgaaaatatatacctatggAGCAGCTAGCTATTTAACTAAAATTGATAAGTACATTCCCTAACAAACAGAACCAATGATTTTTGGttagtataataatttgtatatagaatttattcgtgttacttacaaaatataactttaatcacaaatacataatatgtacataataagaGCTATGATTgcaatttttgaaataacatGCAACAAATATAACACACTGCACGGATATAAAAGAAAAGTTTTTCATTTGTAATACTTggattcaaataattttaaatgtgtcCGACGTCACGTAATTATAACTTATTGCACGGAATTCTGAAATCTTATTTTCCATTTTAcaactttattatattctagTCTTCgcatgaaatatttttcacgtGGCGTTTATTTGAAGACTATTAACGTTTACATGTACGAGATTATAatctgataaataaaatttttgtcacGTTATTTCTAATCGAGTTGAGTGTGTCATATGTTTGATACGAACCGCCTGCgtaaaagtattaatttaaatttgatgttaattaaaaattaatgttgaTATCGAAAATGTCTTTGATTTGTatgttgatttaaattttaaatggatGAAGTTTAAAGTGCTATTCAATAAACTgtgcataatatatattataatagaaaacatgtaaattgtaatgaatagacTACATCTTTGGATATAAAATGATACAATTAACACAATCCTTTTTGTGTTCGCACCAATTTCAtatcaataatcaatattatgtcgttgtaactataatatacagATATTAAAGCTATTTTAATTGTGATCTACGGCTGTTTAATTCACAGGCTTTAACATTTGATttgattgttttgttttgtacagaatatgttatatttatattgtttgtatCGCATTCGTTATCGTAACATTGTATGTGCGGTAAATAAATgacgtttaattaatttttgtttcattttcttAACGATTTGAATGTGGAAAAGTGgatcaattattatctaaataattttaacttgacttgttcaaaaacgacaattttaaatgcatctgttatttttcgattgatGAATAATTCAATCGCATACAACTTTGTAAACACTAGCGTGTTGATTTAAGTATTGTTTCTGGATCGAATAGAAAACTGTTTATTACACGTCCGTACAAATATGGCTTGTGAAGTTTTCAGGGCtatgattttctttaaaagcCAGAACCAATGCTGAAAGAATTGGGGATATTAGGTGGTAACAGACGTGAGTAAAAAAATCAtcggaaataaaataattgttgcgaactcaaaaactactcaACTTCGTCTGCGaccgtttttaatttttatacaaatcggATGAAACCGGGACAAGCAGCTAGTtgacaaaataaattgattatgAGCGTATAAAATCATTT is a window encoding:
- the LOC123695078 gene encoding CSC1-like protein 2 — protein: MSRFTSNGILYTLPANTSNGTDDEGCMLWNQTQNVIITGAYNGIPQTLILNVISWICLILLFTVLRRTAWNYGRMALVQRSKNRWTSLFYRGGDDDALVDRRRNDESLSIDEGFFTWLPAVFRLTREQVLAKCGPDAVHYLSFQRHSITLMFIVTLVSIGIILPVNFQGTNLQVDASTFSRTTLSNLNGRSYWLWVHTLVSISFLPISVLIMRRCTGRKPAPTCMTGTIMITNISRADRNEATIRAYFSHNFPHIQIVDLKLAFNVNKLIDVQERKEMVTEALLYTDTYFKKTGKRIMVRPKLFGPEVDALEFYTNEEKRLKDEAKRCRAIVLNDPLGIAFLTLPSYQLAEHVINHFSLHRGWVLQHATNPSDIIWENLSIQPGVWYVKAIIVNFCLFIVLFFLTTPAIIVNLVNNIIVKPETVNRITSIMFDFLPTLLLWTMAAVMPAIVSFSDKFLSHWTKSQQNYSIMTKTATFLLLMTLILPSLGLASADAFVGWTLHHENDTMRWDCVFLPDKGAFFVNYVITSGFIGTSLELIRFPELFLYVWYLLQSKSKAEKSYVKKAILYEFPFGVHYAWSLAIFSITMVYSLACPLIAPFGLIYFILKHIGDKHNLYFAYGPSDMSGVGGGRIHSTAVRLIRVSVLLLLINMAAWAGLRAGFEARTIILIMASIVAFGTFLLLSPFPSCTPPAPLQEESSVRPQEYTAPVLLRPVDSTPVSTPSTPDYGASSPVVNLAYNPEPINI